GGGGCTGGTCAACAGTTGGCCGGCACACGGAACATCGTTGACGAACGTCGACACCAAGGGCAACAAATCGCTAATGCGAGGCCGCTGGTACTCGCTCCCAAAATGGTTCCAACCCATCTCACCGGCACTGATAAAGTTGTCACCCACGCCCACACCCACGCCATCACAAACGACTTCGTCGAAACGGCAACTTGTACCGACCGGGTGAAGCACCGGATCAAAGGTGCCTGCGATTCCGATCAACAGCACGCGATCGGGGTGGTACCTGGCGATCAAAGCAGCCGTCCTCGCTGCAGATGCGATCGGCCCGAATCCACACAATTGAAATGCGTAGGGTTGGTCGACAACGTCATGTTCGAGCATCTCGCGAATCGGATCCAATTCGATTTGCGTTGGAACAAGAATCAAATCAGCCATGTTTCGGCCTGTTTCAGAGTTCGGAGGCGGCGGACAACTCATTCTGTTCATTGTAGGGGCTGTGACAACGCCCATCAGAGGAACGCACATCGCCGGGTCGATCGGAATGCTCAAAAGCCGCGTTGCAGTCCCGGCGTGATGTCCAAATCCAAGCCCGCAAAGTCGCCCCGTTTTATCTTCTCGATCGCGATCGCGCCCATCACAGCGTTGTCAGTGCAAAGGTCCATGGGTGCAATCACGACGGAAAAACCGTCTCGTTGGGCAGCCGATTCCAATCGGCTTCGCAAATACCCGTTGGCCGCAACGCCGCCGCCGACGATCAACCGACCGACGCCGAATTTCCTAACCGCTCGCGCACACTTCGCGACCAAGACGTCGACGACGGCGGCTTCGAACGACGCACACAGATCGGCCTTGGCATCTTCGGCCAAATCGACTTTCGAAAAGTCCTGCTGGCCGGGCCCAACGATGGCGTATCGAACGGCCGTTTTCAGCCCGCTGAAGCTGAAATTGAAGTGGTCATCCCGAATCATCGACCGCGGAAACGAGTGAGCTTCGCGATCACCCTTCGCCGCCAATCGAGAAACTGCGGGGCCGCCCGGGAACCCCAGACTCAACATCGCCGCGACTTTGTCAAACGCTTCGCCGGCAGCGTCATCGATGGTGCCGCCTAGGTATTCCAGATCGAGCGGGCTGTCGCAGCGATAAAGGCTGGTGTGACCGCCGCTGACCACCATGCCGATGCACGGATAAACAACCTGATCAGTTGCCAATTGGCATGCGTACAAATGGGCGTGCAGATGGTTGATCGCAACCAGCGGCTTGTTCCAAGCCATCGCAAGGGTCTTCGCCGCGACAACGCCGACCAACAGCGAACCGGCCAAGCCGGGCCGATCGGCAACCGCAATGGCCGTCAGATCATCGGGGGTCACGCCGGCGGCGCGGATCGCCGTATCGATGACGGGCAGGATCCGTTCAAGGTGCGCCCGTGCAGCGACCTCGGGGACGACTCCGCGAAACTGTTCGTGCAGTTTTTCTTGCGTCGCGATGCATTGCCCCAGCACAGCAGCATCGTCGCCGATCACCGCCGCCGCGGTTTCGTCACACGTCGATTCGATGGTCAGAATGGGCATGCGAGAAAGGTTACAGCGATCCGGCATCAAATCACAGGGACCGAACGGCCTCTGATTGTTCGGCCGGCACGACGCCGTCCGTCGACGACTAATCTTGCAGCGATTTCCCGATCGCGTGAATGTCGAAACCGATCTTGGCCAACTGGTCGTGGTCAAGCAGGTTGCGACCATCAAAAACGAACGCGGGCTGTTGCATCGAAGCGTAGACCTTCGCGAAGTCGAGCGACTTGAATTCGTCCCATTCGGTCATCACAACGATCGCGTGCGATTGGCTGGCCGCCTCGTAGGCGTTGGCAGCGATCGTGACATTGTTTTCAATCAACTTACGATCATGCTCGCTGACCACGCCCTGCATGTCCGAACAGGAGGCAATCAAGTCGGCGCGAATCTGCTTTTCCGATACTCGAGGGTCATAGATCGTGACCCGCGCGCGTTCGCGTAGCAGGTCGCGGCACACATAAATGGCCGCAGATTCTCGCGTGTCGTTCGTATCCTTTTTGAACGCGAACCCCCAGACGCCGATCTTCTTGTCACTGACCGTGTTGAACATCGTACGCACGATGCCCTCCGCGAACCGACGTTTTTGGTAGTCGTTCATGCTGACGACCTGTTCCCAGTATGCGGCCACTTCCCGCAGCCCGAAGTGTTCACAGAGGTAAACCAAGTTCAAAATATCTTTTTGAAAACAGCTGCCTCCGAAACCGACCGACGCTTTCAAAAATTTCGGCCCGATCCGCGAATCCGTACCGATGGCACGAGCGACCTCGTCGACGTCGGCGCCGGTCGCTTCGCACAGGGCCGAGATCGCGTTGATCGACGAAACTCGCTGGGCCAAAAACGCGTTAGCAGTCAGCTTTGACAACTCGCTGCTCCACAAGTTTGTCGTCAAAATACGTTCGCGCGGAATCCAATTCGCGTAGATGTCCGCCAACGCATCGATTGCCAACTTCGACTCGCCGCCGATCAAGACGCGATCTGGATTCAGAAGATCTTCGACGGCGGTGCCTTCGGCTAAGAATTCCGGGTTCGACAACACGTCGAACGTGGCACCGTTCTCGGCGCTAGCAAGAATTCGCTTGACCGCTTCGGCGGTGCGAACCGGTAGCGTTGATTTTTCGACAACGATTTTGTGTCCGGTGGAAACGCGAGCGATTTGTCGCGCGCACTTTTCAATGAACTCGAGATTCGCCGCGCGGCCCGCACCAACGCCAAAGGTTTTCGTCGGCGTGTTGACCGAAATGAAAATCATGTCCGCTTCGGCTATCGCGTCGTCCACTCGCGTCGAGAACGTCAGATTCCGCTGGCGTGCTTCGGCCACAACTTCATAGAGCCCCGGTTCGTACACCGGCAACTTCTCTGAGTTCCAAGCATCAATGCGAGACTGATTCAGATCGACCACGTGGACCGCGATCTCGGGGCATTGCTTAGCAATCATGGCCATCGTGGGGCCACCGACATATCCGGCACCGATGCAGCAAATTTTCATGAGCGAAACGAATCTAACGACGAGAAATGAAGAGGGACGGTGACAGCGTAAATGCCCAGGATAATAACGAAACCGGCACTGACGTCCCCCCGACGTGCGATTTTTATTGTCGGATACCCGAATCCGATGCTCGCCCGCCGATCGCAAACGGCTGGTCGCGAACGGCTGGTCGCCCCGACGCGACCGTTCGAATCGTCGCAACACGGATGATCGGCCTTTCCGATTCGGAACCCACAACCCGCCGATTTTGACTTGCTTGAAAGCGTTCACGTCGTTTACGCCGATCAAATACCACGATCGTCGAGATTGTCGACGTCAAAAAACTGTTTCGCCCTTTGTCCGAAAAAGAGATTCTGATGTCGTTCACTCGCTACTCTGATCGAAACGGGCTAAAGATCGCGTCAGTAGGGATGGCAATGGTTTTGACGGTTGGGTGTGGTAGCGACAGCGAGACCTTGGAGTCCATCCGAGAAGCCGTCGGGCAAGTATCTCGCGTCAGTAATCCGGCGTCGGGGAATTCCGCCGATCAGCCCGGTGATCCGGGCAACGATGTCGTACTCTCGAACTTCACGCCACCCTACCCGGACCGCGAGGACGCATTTTCGTACCCCGGCGAGGGAACTACTTCAAGCGAGCAATCGGAATCCGCTGCCGTCAACTCGGTTGCGGAAATCGAAGTCCTTGGTTTCGCGAATGTTGGACAAGCGAAAGTATTCCTGCGTTCCAAGTCGATCACTCGCTCACTGGCCGTCGGCGATCGGTTTGACGGAGTTGAAGTCGTCAACATCGAGCCGCCGCGCGTCGAAATGAAAATGGGGTCGTTGATCTGGACCGCGACCATGTTCGACAAGGCGCGTTAGGAACCCGTCGCCCGCATTGCGATACTTTGCACAGGATTTGAAAGTCTTTGCCAAACGGCCCCGCATTCGGGAAATAGTGGGGCCCCGCGATCCGCTTGCCAGCCTCGCCCGGGAAAACTCTGCTATCGTGCTTTGGGTCGCCCGGCGAATCGTTGCCGGATGGCGACGATGTCGGATCCTGCAGAGTTTGAAAGTTGAACCGGATGAGCGAGTCAGTTTGCCGTTGGGGATTCCTGGGTACCGCGGCAATTTCGCGGAAAGTATGGAAAGCGATTCGGGTCAGCGGCAACGGTCGCGTCGTTGCGGTCGCCAGCCGTTCGGCCGCCCGCGCGCAAGAATACATCGACCAGTGTTCCGCCGAGGTTCCCGCCGCGGCTGCCCAAGAACCGGTCTTGGCGATCGAGTCCTACCAAGCGCTGCTGGATCGAGACGACATCGATGCGGTCTACATTCCGCTTCCCACGGGCTTACGCGCCGCCTGGGTCATCGCTGCTGCGAAGGCCGGCAAACACGTGTTGTGCGAAAAGCCAGCGGCAGTACACACCGACGATTTGCAAGCGATGATTGACGCCTGCACAGCCGGGGGTGTTCAGTTTATGGACGGCGTGATGTTCGACCATAGCGAACGGATGCGAGAGATCCATCGGTCGCTTCGTGACGATTCGCCGATCGGAACATTGCGAAGAATCAACAGCCATTTTTCGTTTCGCGGGGACGACACGTTCCAACAATCCAACATCCGCACGAATGCACAATTGGAACCCCACGGCGCGCTTGGCGACCTGGGCTGGTACTGCATTCGATTCACATTGTGGGCAGCCAACTTTGCGATGCCTACGCATGTCCGAGGGCAAACCTTGACCGCGCTTCGGGGCAGCGATTCCGAAGCGGAAGTTCCCGGCGAGTTCACGGGCGAAATGCGATTCGCTGACGGATTGACGGCTTCGTTCTATTGCTCGTTCTTGACCGCCAACCAGCAAACCGCCACCGTTTCGGGCGACGGCGGTTACGTCACGGTCGACGATTTCGTGCTGCCCTTCTATGGCGCCGAATCCAGTTGGCGTGAGAGTCACAATGTGTTGTCGATCGACAATTGTCGTTGGAATTTCTCCGAACATACAACGCGCAAATCCGTCGTCGAATTTTCCAGCGGCGAATCGAACGCACAGGAAGTCAACATGGTGCGTCGTTTAGCGCAGGCGGCGCTCTCGAACACGGTCGACACGTTCTATCCTGAGTTGACAATCAAGACGCAAAAAATCCTTGACGCATGCCGTCGTAGCGACGCGAGCGCCGGGAAATGGATCGCGCCTTAACAGGCAGCGGAGACGCCGATGCCTCAACCTTGGGGTACAACTGGTTCACCGACGAAGTAAATCGCATGAAAGGCGTTTCGCTTGGGCGTGAGTCGTTCCGTCATGGGTAGCAAGCCTGCCGGATTTCGCGAAAACGGAGCACAGAGCCTCAGCTTTTTTCATTTTGCACGCCTTTTTGCGTTAGATCGTCGAGTATCGGTCTCTATAATCGGCATCCAAGCCCCCGATCCAACGGTGAACGATGTCCGACTTTCTCATACTCGATGGCGACACACCAATCAGGAATCCGGGTGACCGCGAGACACAGGGCGATACGACTCGAGAAGAACCGCCCTGGTCCGAGGGTGACGAATTCGGACATTTCGTGCTAACAAGGTTGCTTGGTCGAGGAAGCAGCGGCTTCGTTTATCGAGTTTTCGACACCGCGACGCGGCGACGTCACGCTCTGAAAATACTGCGACTCAACAACGCCGACCTGTTGATGCGGAACCGACTAGGGTTTCGACGCATGACCCAGATCGAGCACCCCAACTTGCTTTACGTGGATCGCATCCACAAAGTTGGCGAGTTCACGGCGCTCGCAATGGAAGAAATTCGCGGCGTCACGCTTAGCAAAGCCATTGAACAACTGAAGCGACTGCCCAGCGACCAAGCCTTTTGTCGTTTGCTCGACTTGATGCGAGACTTTGCCGCCGGTTTGGCGACGATGCATGCTGCTGGTTTGATTCATCGCGACATCAAACCGCTTAACTTGATGGTCGGCGACGACGGTCGCGGTAAGGTGATCGACTACGGCTTGGTTGACACGTTTGACTTGGCATCGCCGACCGCCGAAGTTGGCAATCACATTCTGGGCACGCCCCACTACCTGGCACCCGAAGTCATTTGTCGCCAAATTTATCTGCCGGCGGGCGACATCTTTGCGTTGGGTGTTGTGATGCTTGAAGCGCTTCAAGTCATCACTTTGGAATCGACCGACGTCGCCGAAGATCTGCGACTCGGTGGGCCGGGAATTGAAAGAAACTCACGTTCGTTGATTGATGCCGAGCTAATTTTGGAAGCCCTCGATGACTTGTCGCAGCACGTTCCCGAATTGATCGACCAAACGTGCCGACAAATGCTGGACCGTGACCCTTCCGAGCGTCCCACGGCGCACCGCTTGGCTCGATTGGGTTTGCCGCCTCAAGCACCCACGTTCCGCGCAGAGAAATCGTTGATCGGTCGCGACTTGCAATTGACGCAGGTGACCAATTGGATCGACTCGGTCTTCGACGGCGGCGTGTCGCGGATTCACATGACCGGGCCATCAGGAATCGGCAAGACACGGCTTTTGGAGGAAGCCATCGAGTACATCGAATCGAAACACTGGGGACAAGTGTTTCGCGGACGATGTCGCCAACGCGAAGATTCGGCAATGCAAGCGTTCGAGCAAATCTGTGACGAGATTGCCAGTCGATACGACCAAGGCGATCGAGAAAAACTGCAACTTGACCCGGTCAGCTACGAAATTTTGGTCGGCATTTTTCCGTTTTTAAAGAATGTGATGACTTGCCGAATGGACTACCCAACACCAGTCGCTGGGGCGTCAACTCGGTTGAATTCGTTGGATGCAGCCGCTCGCATGAGTCACCAATTGCGAATGGTTGGGCCGCTGTTCATTGTCATCGATGATTCCCAGTGGGCCGACCAAGATTCGTTGAATGTGCTCGACCGGTTACGAATCTGCGGCGGCGACGTCGGCATGGGCATCATCACGGTTTCCCGCGAAGCGGTAGACCCACAACAATTGCCGGCCGATGTCACCATCTCGCTGGAACCGATCGATAGCAAATTCGTAATGGAACACATCGCCAAAGAAGCGATTCGGTGGTCGATACCGATATCGGATTCAGCGCTGGCGAGTCTGGCCGACGCCACCGGCGGGAGCCCCTTTCGTCTGCAAGAACTATCGAACGAGTTTCGACCCGGCGGTGCGCTTTCGAAATTGGACATGAACAGCGATCAGGATCGCTCAGTCACCAAACTGGTCAGCATCGATCAATTGTGGCAGTGCCGGCTGGATCGTTTGAGCGATCAAGCGAAACAGACGCTGTTGTTCGTCGTTACCGCGGGCGGTCGTGTGTCGACGGATCAACTCGCCAGCCTGACGGGATTGGGCGATGACGTGGATGCCGCCATATCCGAATTGTCGCAGTTGCGATTGATCGTCGACGAAGCCACCGGCGGTTACTGCATTTCGATTTTTCACGATCGCTTTGCCGATCAGTTGTCTGACTCACTTGGCGAAGACGAAAAGCAAAGTGCCAACGCGGCATGGGCTTCGCTGCTGGTTCGCCAGGACGATTGCGCAACGCTGGCAGCCCGCATCGCAGGACACTGGTTCGCCGCTGGATTCCCCGGACGGGCAGTATCGCACGCGATTCTTGCTGCCGAAGACGCCGAACGACGTATCGCGAAAAACGAAGCCGCTCGGTGGCACGCGCGAGTCATCGATCATTTGACAGGCGACGAAAAAATTCATCACATCCGCGAAGCGGCTAACTGCTATCGCGAGGCGGACATTCCCGTCGAAGCGGCCCGGTACTACCAAATGCTTGCCGAACTGGCGAGTCCGCAAGAACGGTTTGATTGCGAATTGTTATCATCGATCATGCTGGTTCGAAGCGGCCGGTATCCGCTGGTGCGACAGTCGCTCAGCCGACTGGCTGGGAAACTTGGCTTGCCCCGACCAAAACACCCTTGGCTTGCGAAACTTTCGATCCTCTTCAGCGTCCTGCGTTTAAAGTTGCATCACGATTCGCTCGTCGAGGATTTGACTTCGGAAACTTTCGAGTCCATGACATCCGGTTTGCCGAAGTTGGCCGGCACGTCTGATAAAGATCGCGTTTCGAAATCGCCCCGAACCGATCAGCAAGATAAACGACGATTCGATCTATGCGTTTCGTTGGTTCGTCCTATGTCGATGTTCGACACGCTTTACGCAACAGAATTGAATATCGCGTCGGCACGGTTGGCACGCATTCAGGGCACATTCGAACAACGCATGAACGTGGCCGTCGGTGAGGCCGTGTTTCATTCGTACGACAAGGATGCGAAACGGATTGCGGCAATGTCGAACTTGTTAAAGCTCTTGCCCGCCGCGAAGCGGTCGGGACTTGCGAAGGCGAAAGCTGATGTTTGGGTCGGTTTTATGTTTGCGCATTTGATCGCGTGCCGTTGGGAAAAAGTTGCGATTCCGCTTGCGAACTCCGTCAGAGAATATCGATTGGTGGATTCATCCTTCGGTTTCGAAGTCGCGCATGCTAGATGGGCCGGGTTGTGGGCCGATTGGTGCCAAGGGCGATGGGTCAGCATGACGACGACCAGCGACGAAATGTTCGAGGACGCCCTACAGCGAAACGATTTTTTCCGGCAACAGGTCACGATCGGGGGCCTCGGCGGAAACGCGTGGCTGGTGCGCGGTCGCCCAACCGAATTGGCTCGACTGCGACAACGCGCTTTTGAGCCCGATGACCTGGGCACCAATTTGGGTACAAGCGAAATTTTGAATTTTTTCGATCGCGTGACCCGCACCTACGACTCGCTCTACCAAGGTGATTTTTCCAGTGCGTGGGATTTGTCAGTCGAGATCGACGGCCAACTGCGTCATGCCTCGTTCGCCAAGGTCCAAGTTTTCCGAGTTGTCGGACAGTCGCTTAGTGCGCTGGCGGCGCTGCAGTGCTACAACAGCTCCTTGGACCCGGTATGGCGGACTCTCGTTCGGGAAAAAACACGCAAATTGCGAGCCGAGCAGTTGCCCTACACGCGTGTGATCGCGAATTTTTACGACGGTCTGCTAGACTTCATTTCTGCGGAACAGACCGGATCGGGATACGACGCTGCGATCGATTGCCTTCAACGGGCTCGAATCGAAGCGGTCGAGGCCAAACTGCTGCCGATCGAATTGGCGGCTGCGGACGCAATTTCGCGTCTGAGGACTGGCCAATCGTCTGATTCGTTGAAAGCACAAATGGCGGCCCAGGGCGTGGTTTCGCCCGATCAGTTGCTGCTGCTGTATACGATCCCCTTGCCGTAAACGATCAAGTTTCGGTAGCCTTTCGCTTTGGTGATCCCTTTTCCAGACAGCCCCGATAGCGACATCTTTTACGTTGGTTGACCCCGTCGATTCCCCGTCTCCGTCAAGTGCTCAAGCATGGTCCGGCCAAATCGCCGATCGGTATGCGATTGAGTTGACACCCGTGTTGGCGGATTGGTTCGACCGTGAAATCTGGTCGTCGCGTGGCCTGCGCGAGTACGGTGAACCCGTTTCACCAGAAAATTTGCTAGCCGACGTCCCCGAGTGCATTTGGCCAGGCTTGATGGGCGCGTCGCTTTTGCCGTTGATGACCAACACGTTTGGCGACTGGATTTGCGGACGCGTGAGCGCAGAGAATCGCATCGACACCATCATCCAGTGGTATCACGGCGGGGGTGATTGGATTCCTTGGGGGCACGAGCTTTCCGAAGCGATCGTCTTCGACGCGTTACAGTCACGGTTACCTGGAAAACGACGACGGCACGCCATTCCGGCCAGCGACTTTCCACATTCTGTTCCGCCCCATGAGCAGAGCCAGCAAGCCCACGATCGATTGCTGACTTGGTCACTTGAGCACATGCCTGACCAAATCACCCGATTGCTGGATGCGGTGAACACGCCGGCGGACGAAGTCGCATCCGTTCTGATTGAATCCGGCGTCGCCGAAGTCGCGGTGCGATGTGAACTGATCCAGGCCAGCTTGAACTTGTCGCTGCTCAGTTCCTTGCCAGCCGGTTCGATAGGGGTTCACGAAGACAATGCGCAACAAGTCAGTCGTTGGTCGCTCGACCATGACACGATACCCGACAACGTCCGCGACTTGATCGAATCGGCATGCGGGTCGCCGGATTGCCTAAGCCAGGATTGGCAGGCGGCCGAAACGCACGCCGTCGCCGTCACGCAATTGGCCCCCGATGTGGCGTGGGGATGGGACATCGCCGGCTATGCAGCCCAGCGACGGGCTGATCTATCGACCGCGCAATCACGGTACCTCAGCGGGGCGAAGTGCAGCGTCTTCTCTGACCAATCGATCCGTCTCCAAACGCACTGGACATCGTCACAAGCAGGAAAGTTTTCCGCCGCGATGCTGGCCGAGTCCTTCCCGCAAACGGTCAGTGATTCGATCTACCTGCAAGCCGTCTGCGAATCCGACTCGATCCGTCGCAGCGATCTTGTTAGCCGGTATTGGATTGAGCACGCCGAAGCCGCTTGCCGTGAAAACGATTTTTCCGTTGCCTTGGATTACTTTCACTGCGCCGGTTGGGATCTGGGCATGCGACCGATCACGGCTTTCGCTGGGTTGTTGGACCAGATCATCGATTTGGCTGAAAAGTCGGGGCAACGGGGACGCGCGGCAATGGCAACGGTTCACCGCCGTTGCCTGCGTGACCGCTACGGCGATTGAACGACGAACCACGCGTCGATGTCGATCTAGTGACATTGTCGGCCGTTGCAGTTTGGTCGCACACGCTTCCCGTGTCGAATTACTTCACGTTTTCGCCCATGCGAGCGGCCATCTTCTTTAGCGTCTCGCTGGCATCGTTTTCCATCAACTTGGCTTGGATCAAATGCGGCGTGGACGGTTCATTCCATGCGGCCGCCAAAGCATCGGCGTAGGCCGATTCGGTATCAACGACATAGCTCTTGCCGCGACCGTAGATGTTCAGCAGTTCCGAGTACTTCCAGGGATGAATTTCGTTGTACTTCCACGTCCCGGCATGCAGATAGCGTTCGGTGCCGTACCCGTGGTTGTCCAACAGTATCACGATCGGATTGTGGCCATCACGAACAAGCGTGCTCAGTTCTTGCCCCGTCATTTGAAACGCGCCGTCGCCGACCAGGACAACGATCCGGTGATCGGGACGTGCGGTCGCCGCCCCGAGTGCCGCAGGGATACTGAATCCCATCGACGTATAGTAAGCCGGGCTCAGAAATTCACCGCGGTCATGGATCGTCAACTCGGTGGCCGCGAATAGCGAATCACCAACGTCCGCAATCACGATCGTATCGGCATCCAAATAGTCGTTTAGCCGTTCCATCATTCGGCTGGTGCGAAGCGGATGCGCACCACTGCCATCGTCGGTTCCCGGCGAATCCTGTGCCAAGCGGCTGGACAAGCGAAGTGCTTCTGGGATCGCGCGGCTATTCGATGCCGGCGATGCTTCGATCAATCCGGAAATGAACTCCTTCAAATCGACATCGTGAAAATGGTGGTGTGAAATCCGAAGCGATTCGCTGGTCGCATACACACAGTGATCCGGATTCAGTTTCGCGCTAAAGATTCCCAGATTGATGTCGCTCAGGAATGCTCCCAACAGCAACACCAAATCACTGTCCTCGACAAACTGAGTCACCGCTGCATCACCTATCGCCCCTTCATACAAACCAATGAACATTGGATGCCGCTCGCTGACGACACTCTTGCCCAACATCGTTGTGGCGATCGGGATACCGGTCGTTTCAGCTAACCGAACCAATTCATCTTGCAGTCGGAATCGGTGCATTTCGACACCGGCGACGATCACGGGCCGAGTCGCCGCGGCGATGCGGCCGACCGTTTCTTTGATCGCTTCGGCAGTCGCCGACGAATCGTGCCGGCGCGTCACGGGGGCGTATCCATGCGCAACGGCCGGAACGACATGAACCATGTCACGAGGCAGTTCGATATAGACAGGCCGCTTGAACCGATCACACGCATCAAGGACTCGATCGATTTCCGCAAACGCGGTCAACGGATCATTCAGTTCGGCGCCCGCGATCGTGAACTTTTCAAACACATCGACTTGAGTTCGAAAATCGCGGACCATGTGGTGCAGCAACGCGCCCACGGATCGCTCGCGCAGCCCCGGCGATCCCGAGATCACCACCACGGGTGATTTTTCAGCGTACGCGCCCGCGATCGAATTACAAACACTCAATCCGCCAACACAGTACGTCACACACAGCGCGCCCATCCCTCGCAGTCGCGAGTATGCGTCGGCGGCGAACCCTGCACAATCTTCTCGCGTGCACCCGACAACGTTGATGGGACTGCGTTCCAATTCGCTGTAGAACGAAAGCACGTAGTCACCGGGAATTCCAAAAATGTCCTCGATGCCGTAGTCGCGAAGTCGCTGAATCAGATATCCGCCGATCGAAAGGTTCGCAGTACTGCGATGTCCGTGGTCATTCGACTCGGCTGACTTTACCGGAACACTCATTTCACGATTCCTCGATGCTTGAGAGTCTGTATTGTATGCCGTACGAACCAAAACAGCACACTTCAAACCATCCAGATTCCTGAATCATCACCATGGAAAGGGCTGGGCAGGGTACACCATGAACCATAGCAATCCGTACGCCCAAAGCGACGATTCCATCAACCCATACGCGGTACCTCGGGCACCATCGGGATTGCCGCCGATGGGTGGCACCGAATCGTTCTGGCGCGAGGGAAAGATCTTGGTCATGCACAAACACGCCACACTGCCCGATATATGCATCAAGAGCGGTGAAGCGACCAACGGCTTTCGATTGAAACGAAAGCTGAAGTACCATCACCCGGCATGGGCGTTTACGATTTTGTTCAATGTGCTTTTGTACTTGATCATGGCTGCGATTGTTTCCAAGCGAGCCACGGTAATGATCGGGCTGTCCGAACGTTGGCAATCCATTCGCCGCCGCCGAATCTTGATCGGCTGGAGTGGGGCGTTGCTGGGCGTCGGGATGTTGGTTGCTGGACTGGCGACGCTCGAGCGGGGGGACAATTCGCCGGGCGGCCCCGTCCTGCTGGTGCTGGGTACCCTTGCCATCATCAGCTTCGCAATTTACGGAATGTTCGGTGCGAAGATGGTAGCAGCGACGAAGATCGATGAGCAACTGATCTACATCAAGGGCGCGCACCCCGACTTCCTGGCCAAGTTGGAATCGGTCGGTTGATCGATTCGTCCTGTGGCTTGGCCAGTCTCACGTGCCGCACGCCGATAATCAATCGAGTGTGGATCGCTTGGACTTGGGCTTGTCGCCATCCGATCGACGACTCAAACCGGCACGATCCAACAACGAGGTTTGCTTCAATTCTTCCATGTAATCATCATCGGCCGGCGGAGGACCGTAGGCGCCCAGCTTTTGCGGTTCGTATTCGACGATATAGTGGTGCCGGGCGATCGACAATTTGCTGCCGGGATCTAGCCGCTTCCGAATGACGGCACGATCGTCCACTTTGATTCCGTTGCGGCTGTTCAGATCGCGAACAAACCAATATCCGTGTTCTAGCGTCATACGGCAATGCTGCGTGGACACGTTGGGAAACTTCAACTGGATGTCGGACTCGCCACGGCGTCCCACCAGCAATCGATCCTTCACGAGGGGAATCGGATCCCCACCGCCAATTGGAGTCAATTGCC
The sequence above is a segment of the Rubripirellula tenax genome. Coding sequences within it:
- the mqnB gene encoding futalosine hydrolase, which gives rise to MADLILVPTQIELDPIREMLEHDVVDQPYAFQLCGFGPIASAARTAALIARYHPDRVLLIGIAGTFDPVLHPVGTSCRFDEVVCDGVGVGVGDNFISAGEMGWNHFGSEYQRPRISDLLPLVSTFVNDVPCAGQLLTSPAASASHDDADRRRRRYPKAIAEDMEGFGVATACALAGVSLQIVRGISNIVGDRVHANWRIDDALTAAASMAACLIRRPWIPSIA
- the tsaD gene encoding tRNA (adenosine(37)-N6)-threonylcarbamoyltransferase complex transferase subunit TsaD; translated protein: MPILTIESTCDETAAAVIGDDAAVLGQCIATQEKLHEQFRGVVPEVAARAHLERILPVIDTAIRAAGVTPDDLTAIAVADRPGLAGSLLVGVVAAKTLAMAWNKPLVAINHLHAHLYACQLATDQVVYPCIGMVVSGGHTSLYRCDSPLDLEYLGGTIDDAAGEAFDKVAAMLSLGFPGGPAVSRLAAKGDREAHSFPRSMIRDDHFNFSFSGLKTAVRYAIVGPGQQDFSKVDLAEDAKADLCASFEAAVVDVLVAKCARAVRKFGVGRLIVGGGVAANGYLRSRLESAAQRDGFSVVIAPMDLCTDNAVMGAIAIEKIKRGDFAGLDLDITPGLQRGF
- a CDS encoding UDP-glucose 6-dehydrogenase translates to MKICCIGAGYVGGPTMAMIAKQCPEIAVHVVDLNQSRIDAWNSEKLPVYEPGLYEVVAEARQRNLTFSTRVDDAIAEADMIFISVNTPTKTFGVGAGRAANLEFIEKCARQIARVSTGHKIVVEKSTLPVRTAEAVKRILASAENGATFDVLSNPEFLAEGTAVEDLLNPDRVLIGGESKLAIDALADIYANWIPRERILTTNLWSSELSKLTANAFLAQRVSSINAISALCEATGADVDEVARAIGTDSRIGPKFLKASVGFGGSCFQKDILNLVYLCEHFGLREVAAYWEQVVSMNDYQKRRFAEGIVRTMFNTVSDKKIGVWGFAFKKDTNDTRESAAIYVCRDLLRERARVTIYDPRVSEKQIRADLIASCSDMQGVVSEHDRKLIENNVTIAANAYEAASQSHAIVVMTEWDEFKSLDFAKVYASMQQPAFVFDGRNLLDHDQLAKIGFDIHAIGKSLQD
- a CDS encoding Gfo/Idh/MocA family protein, with product MSESVCRWGFLGTAAISRKVWKAIRVSGNGRVVAVASRSAARAQEYIDQCSAEVPAAAAQEPVLAIESYQALLDRDDIDAVYIPLPTGLRAAWVIAAAKAGKHVLCEKPAAVHTDDLQAMIDACTAGGVQFMDGVMFDHSERMREIHRSLRDDSPIGTLRRINSHFSFRGDDTFQQSNIRTNAQLEPHGALGDLGWYCIRFTLWAANFAMPTHVRGQTLTALRGSDSEAEVPGEFTGEMRFADGLTASFYCSFLTANQQTATVSGDGGYVTVDDFVLPFYGAESSWRESHNVLSIDNCRWNFSEHTTRKSVVEFSSGESNAQEVNMVRRLAQAALSNTVDTFYPELTIKTQKILDACRRSDASAGKWIAP